A genomic stretch from Candidatus Dormiibacterota bacterium includes:
- a CDS encoding inorganic diphosphatase, producing the protein MHVPQPRNYLHIPLGEHQPDEINVIVEIPEGSRNKYEYDKSFDIFRLDRALHSAIHYPGDYGFSPQTLALDGDPLDVLVLVIQPTFPGCLVAARPIGLLEMLDEGKEDDKILAVPVGEPAFDEIYNYSQIFPHTLRKISHFFETYKALEGKQTSVVGWHDAARARTVITESHQRFIDGEG; encoded by the coding sequence ATGCATGTACCCCAACCGCGCAACTACCTCCACATTCCGCTGGGAGAGCACCAGCCGGACGAGATCAACGTCATCGTCGAGATTCCCGAAGGCTCGCGCAACAAATACGAATACGATAAGTCGTTCGATATCTTTAGGCTGGATCGCGCCCTGCACTCGGCGATTCACTACCCCGGCGATTACGGATTCTCTCCGCAGACGCTCGCGCTGGACGGCGATCCGCTCGACGTGCTGGTGCTGGTCATTCAGCCGACTTTCCCGGGTTGCTTGGTGGCGGCGCGCCCGATCGGGCTGCTCGAGATGCTTGACGAAGGCAAGGAGGACGATAAAATCCTGGCCGTCCCGGTGGGCGAACCCGCCTTCGACGAAATCTACAACTATTCGCAGATCTTCCCGCACACGCTGCGCAAAATCTCGCATTTCTTCGAGACCTACAAGGCCCTCGAAGGCAAGCAAACCTCCGTCGTCGGCTGGCACGATGCTGCCCGCGCCCGCACGGTGATTACCGAATCCCACCAGCGGTTTATCGACGGGGAAGGCTAG
- a CDS encoding ABC transporter substrate-binding protein, whose amino-acid sequence MTDFKVDRKTFLTTAAIASAGAATGFPTILRSTASAKDVIKIGLDYEYTGVYAAYAQSETRGAMMAMDAWNARGGVMGGTRVTTVSEDNDNNPGIAVEKARKLVNVDKCAALMGSINSSVSLAVSGAANAMNILYIDSGGHADAVTGADCKYSTFRTCHSTWMETHATGFSLGKKFGKKWYLITPDYAFGHALDTGYRDVAKKIGATIVGDDLTPLGTTDFSPYLTKVLGAKPDLLLVLVQGDDFVNCLKQAHEFGLVGKIPIGGPQVELEAVWALPEAARVGFWGVEWYYKGANVLGTNNKLATNFVNEYRKKYHTPPTARSAFGYITMDRLLWGINQAKSTNAAKIAHALAGTKFQTIFEGTTYYRAADHQLMWPMWLGGIRAKGTPQDKYDVFDIVDRQEPDAIEQSVAEKAKVCKMVWP is encoded by the coding sequence ATGACGGATTTTAAAGTTGATCGGAAAACATTTCTGACAACTGCTGCGATCGCATCTGCCGGCGCCGCAACCGGCTTCCCAACGATTCTTCGAAGTACCGCGTCCGCAAAAGACGTGATCAAAATCGGACTCGATTACGAGTATACCGGTGTATACGCTGCATACGCCCAGAGCGAAACCCGCGGCGCGATGATGGCGATGGACGCGTGGAACGCGCGCGGCGGCGTCATGGGCGGCACCAGAGTTACGACGGTCTCCGAAGACAACGATAACAATCCCGGCATCGCGGTCGAGAAGGCGCGCAAACTCGTCAACGTCGATAAATGCGCGGCCTTGATGGGCTCGATCAATAGCTCCGTGTCGCTCGCAGTCAGCGGCGCAGCCAATGCCATGAACATCCTGTACATCGATTCCGGCGGCCACGCCGATGCGGTGACGGGCGCGGATTGCAAATACAGCACGTTCCGCACGTGCCATAGCACGTGGATGGAGACGCACGCAACCGGCTTCTCGCTGGGCAAGAAGTTCGGCAAAAAATGGTATCTCATCACGCCCGATTACGCGTTCGGCCACGCACTCGATACCGGCTATCGCGATGTCGCGAAAAAGATCGGCGCGACGATCGTCGGCGACGATCTCACACCGTTGGGCACGACCGATTTCAGCCCGTATCTCACCAAGGTGCTCGGCGCGAAACCCGACCTCTTACTCGTGCTGGTGCAAGGCGACGATTTCGTGAATTGCCTCAAGCAAGCGCACGAATTCGGTTTGGTCGGAAAGATACCGATCGGCGGCCCGCAGGTCGAACTCGAAGCCGTTTGGGCCCTGCCCGAAGCGGCCCGCGTCGGTTTCTGGGGCGTCGAATGGTACTATAAGGGCGCGAACGTTCTAGGTACCAACAATAAACTCGCGACCAACTTCGTGAACGAGTACCGAAAGAAGTACCACACGCCTCCGACCGCGCGATCGGCATTCGGATACATCACGATGGACCGGCTGCTCTGGGGCATCAACCAAGCCAAATCGACGAACGCGGCGAAGATCGCGCACGCGCTTGCGGGAACCAAATTCCAGACGATCTTCGAGGGGACGACGTACTATCGCGCCGCCGATCATCAACTGATGTGGCCGATGTGGCTGGGCGGTATTCGTGCCAAGGGTACGCCGCAGGATAAATACGACGTCTTCGATATCGTCGATCGCCAAGAACCCGATGCCATCGAGCAGAGCGTTGCCGAAAAGGCAAAAGTCTGCAAGATGGTTTGGCCGTAA
- a CDS encoding chemotaxis response regulator protein-glutamate methylesterase has protein sequence MDHINVLVVDDSAFMRRAITKMLENEPDVHVVATARSGEEAIAKAEQVNPDIITMDVEMPGIGGLEAVRQIAAHHRVPIIMVSTLTRDGAETTFRALENGAVDFIAKPDAAYTNINEVARDLVRKIRTFARRGARPFVESPLPRVAERKAPPSPPSQHPRQGREPFACVAIGTSTGGPVALSHVIPYLPQGFPTPIVIVQHMPLGFTRPLADRLNALSKIRVVEAATGMFLKPGVAFIVPSGRQLSLHRSLGDIEVRLVDDDGTSLHVPSVDVMDEHVAEIFGASSLGVILTGMGQDGVRGLRKIKERGGYVVGQDEATCVVYGMPRAAAKEGLVDRVAALDDMPYVLNELVGAAKA, from the coding sequence GTGGATCACATCAATGTCTTGGTCGTCGACGACTCGGCGTTCATGCGACGCGCGATCACGAAGATGCTGGAGAACGAGCCGGACGTTCACGTGGTCGCGACGGCTCGTAGCGGCGAGGAGGCGATCGCCAAGGCCGAACAAGTCAATCCCGACATCATTACGATGGACGTCGAGATGCCGGGCATCGGGGGATTGGAAGCGGTTCGTCAGATCGCGGCCCATCATCGCGTGCCGATCATCATGGTCAGTACGCTCACGCGAGACGGAGCGGAAACGACGTTTCGTGCGCTCGAAAACGGAGCGGTCGATTTCATCGCGAAACCAGATGCCGCCTATACGAATATTAACGAAGTCGCCCGCGATCTCGTTCGGAAGATCCGCACCTTCGCCCGCCGCGGCGCGCGCCCGTTCGTCGAGAGCCCGCTCCCGCGCGTCGCCGAACGCAAGGCTCCGCCCTCGCCACCGTCCCAGCATCCGCGCCAAGGGCGCGAGCCCTTTGCTTGCGTAGCGATCGGTACGTCCACCGGCGGGCCGGTCGCGCTATCCCACGTGATACCGTATCTTCCGCAGGGCTTTCCGACGCCGATCGTGATCGTTCAGCACATGCCGCTCGGATTCACGCGGCCGCTTGCCGATCGATTGAATGCGCTCAGTAAAATTCGGGTCGTCGAGGCCGCCACCGGAATGTTTCTCAAGCCGGGCGTGGCGTTCATCGTCCCATCCGGCAGGCAACTCTCTTTGCATCGTTCACTCGGCGATATCGAGGTCCGTTTGGTTGACGACGACGGTACTTCGTTGCACGTTCCCAGCGTCGACGTGATGGACGAACACGTTGCGGAGATTTTCGGAGCCTCGTCGCTCGGCGTCATTCTGACCGGAATGGGACAAGACGGCGTGCGCGGCCTTCGGAAAATCAAGGAGCGCGGCGGCTACGTCGTCGGGCAAGATGAGGCGACGTGCGTGGTCTACGGGATGCCCCGCGCGGCGGCGAAGGAGGGATTGGTGGATCGGGTTGCAGCGCTCGACGATATGCCATACGTGCTCAACGAACTGGTCGGCGCGGCGAAGGCTTAA
- a CDS encoding protein-glutamate O-methyltransferase CheR → MSTTIISEAEFQALRDIIRSRFGIFYDDTKLFLLQSRLQTRLLKCRVSTFTEYHRFLTSSPERETEWGELASVLTNNETYFFRERSQLDVLVSDVVDEALKTNGGRLRIWSSASSTGEEPYTIAMMLREGRRLQTSSITIRATDLSPRALDRAATAFYRELSFRATPPEMVQKYFRPFQGGFFLNDDVKQMVDFSRINLLDERAVAAMGIHDAIFCRNVLIYFDKPTQKRVVEAFAKALRPGGFLFLGHAESIMRITDLYEPLVTPKAIYYRRKAD, encoded by the coding sequence GTGTCGACGACCATCATCTCGGAAGCGGAATTCCAGGCGTTGCGCGACATCATCCGTTCGCGCTTCGGCATTTTCTACGACGACACGAAGCTGTTTCTTTTGCAGAGCCGCTTGCAGACGCGTTTGCTCAAGTGTCGCGTCTCGACGTTTACCGAGTACCATCGTTTCCTCACGTCGTCCCCGGAGCGTGAGACCGAGTGGGGCGAGCTCGCTTCGGTCCTGACGAACAACGAGACGTATTTTTTTCGCGAGAGATCGCAGCTCGACGTACTCGTGAGCGACGTCGTCGATGAAGCGCTCAAGACGAACGGCGGACGCTTGCGGATTTGGTCGTCGGCGAGTTCGACCGGGGAAGAGCCGTACACGATCGCGATGATGCTGCGCGAAGGACGGCGATTGCAAACTTCCAGTATCACCATCCGTGCAACCGACCTTTCGCCGCGCGCCCTCGATCGCGCGGCGACGGCGTTCTATCGCGAACTTTCATTTCGGGCGACGCCGCCCGAAATGGTTCAAAAGTACTTTCGTCCGTTTCAAGGCGGCTTTTTCCTCAACGATGACGTAAAACAGATGGTCGATTTTTCGCGAATCAACTTGCTCGACGAACGAGCGGTCGCCGCCATGGGTATTCACGACGCGATTTTTTGCCGAAACGTGTTGATTTATTTCGATAAGCCGACACAAAAGCGCGTCGTGGAGGCGTTCGCAAAAGCCTTACGCCCGGGCGGATTCTTGTTTCTCGGCCACGCCGAATCGATCATGAGGATTACCGACTTGTACGAACCGCTCGTCACGCCCAAAGCCATCTACTACCGACGGAAGGCGGATTAG
- a CDS encoding FliA/WhiG family RNA polymerase sigma factor, with translation MKLGRSQRRYVIGGVELSREEIVHKYLHLVKYVAGRISVNLPPNVEINDLINDGILGLIDAIEKYDDGRGVKFETYAITRINGAILDALRSLDWVPRAVRQRARELERAFAELETEHGRAPTEDEVAAKLGLSKKELDQLVQRVRGTSVLSLEEFLPNEKGYEIPLVDTLKDDDNDVTVEVEAHEVRVELVRAVESLPQQERTVISLYYFEGQTLKEIKGALGVSESRVSQIHAQAVIHLRQRLKELREDLGYRDDDPTIKQKYLRKPVPSADGRVELTVRGEIPDHGDSSRGSATRLPGWAAERGPG, from the coding sequence ATGAAGCTGGGCCGTAGTCAGCGCCGCTACGTCATCGGCGGCGTCGAACTTTCGCGAGAAGAGATCGTGCATAAATACTTGCATTTGGTCAAGTATGTGGCCGGTCGCATCTCCGTTAATTTGCCGCCGAATGTTGAGATTAACGATCTCATCAACGATGGAATATTGGGCCTGATCGACGCGATCGAAAAATACGACGACGGCCGAGGCGTCAAATTCGAAACGTATGCGATCACGCGCATTAACGGCGCAATTTTAGATGCGCTTCGCTCGCTGGATTGGGTTCCGCGCGCCGTTCGCCAGCGTGCCAGAGAACTCGAGCGCGCCTTCGCGGAGCTCGAAACCGAGCACGGTCGAGCCCCTACCGAAGATGAAGTCGCGGCCAAGCTCGGCCTCTCGAAGAAGGAGCTGGATCAGCTCGTGCAGCGAGTGCGCGGCACCTCGGTGCTCTCGCTCGAGGAGTTTCTGCCAAACGAAAAAGGCTACGAAATTCCACTGGTCGACACGCTAAAGGACGACGACAACGACGTGACCGTCGAGGTCGAGGCGCACGAGGTTCGGGTCGAACTGGTTCGCGCGGTCGAAAGCCTGCCGCAGCAAGAGCGCACGGTGATCAGCCTCTACTACTTCGAGGGGCAGACCCTCAAAGAAATCAAAGGCGCGCTTGGGGTATCCGAGTCGCGCGTCTCGCAGATTCACGCTCAAGCCGTGATTCATTTACGCCAACGATTGAAGGAGCTCCGCGAGGATCTGGGCTACCGCGACGACGACCCGACGATCAAGCAAAAATATCTCAGGAAGCCCGTTCCTTCGGCCGATGGTAGAGTAGAACTTACCGTGCGGGGGGAAATACCCGACCATGGCGATTCGTCCCGTGGATCTGCAACTCGCTTACCTGGCTGGGCCGCAGAACGCGGCCCTGGTTAG
- a CDS encoding flagellar hook-length control protein FliK, protein MASFDPLAAFGLEAVAAAQQAIAQATIDLGVSAGVLQAQVSVGDVIPATILPPSGGNDLLSFLGQTVVASLPQGVYPGETLALQVTGFSGSQILVRNLGVADPANLPPPVALEPPAAGAPASAVLQTEVPSPQAPGPPVAGSPSDRVPLRVLPQQAPEPPSAAAPNQPAAGPNPSPAIPTGSMAPSPAVFAAAALRAGPALPQTTAAQPQTGLPVQPIQAEIEARIAAARATSAEIGARIGTDPAAEATARASTAPGPERAPMLPARQTPAAVAAAPSQSVSPEQALLSRLRVPQTALTLAAARILAQGVREIPRAFAALERALAQTPAGDPRVPGLRGLLSFTGRIDPSNTRTLAEQLASYVSNVLDGRESKFAAIVRAFTALEQPEQEPALGTAAPAAFEERTVPAQPNAPALVLPPATQAQVAERSAALALDVKTAIMSLLQAPPNGGAPNLPAALGSALNAITAAQLNVLNARQSDPNAMLISVPVFYRDGGAPTQLRIARDARKGASLDGDSFHVAFVLDTKTLGTVAIDLQAVGREVSVSVKTERSGAAARFRSTLADLRSRLEHLRYRVSAIGADVAPVRAAAEAAAPASVEPDEPPAAQLDLHA, encoded by the coding sequence ATGGCCTCGTTCGATCCGTTAGCCGCGTTCGGGCTCGAAGCGGTGGCCGCGGCGCAACAAGCGATCGCGCAGGCAACCATCGACCTCGGCGTGTCGGCCGGGGTGCTGCAAGCTCAGGTTTCGGTCGGCGACGTCATCCCGGCCACGATTCTTCCGCCATCCGGCGGTAACGATCTGCTCTCGTTTCTCGGGCAGACGGTCGTCGCGTCGCTGCCGCAAGGCGTCTACCCCGGCGAAACGCTCGCGCTGCAAGTCACCGGATTTTCGGGGAGCCAGATCCTGGTTCGAAATTTGGGGGTTGCCGACCCCGCGAACCTACCCCCGCCGGTCGCCCTCGAGCCGCCGGCCGCGGGCGCACCGGCCTCCGCGGTGCTCCAAACCGAGGTGCCGAGCCCGCAAGCCCCCGGGCCGCCGGTCGCCGGATCGCCTAGCGACCGCGTCCCGTTGCGCGTACTGCCGCAGCAGGCCCCCGAGCCGCCGAGCGCCGCCGCACCGAATCAGCCTGCAGCGGGGCCCAATCCTTCACCCGCGATTCCGACCGGCAGTATGGCGCCTTCGCCGGCCGTATTCGCGGCGGCAGCCCTTCGGGCGGGGCCGGCGCTCCCGCAGACGACGGCCGCGCAGCCGCAAACGGGGCTGCCCGTCCAGCCGATTCAAGCCGAGATCGAGGCGCGGATCGCCGCCGCCCGGGCGACCTCGGCCGAGATCGGAGCCCGTATCGGGACCGATCCCGCGGCCGAAGCGACGGCTCGAGCGTCGACGGCGCCGGGCCCCGAACGGGCTCCGATGCTCCCGGCGCGGCAGACTCCGGCGGCGGTAGCGGCGGCCCCCTCCCAATCCGTTTCGCCCGAGCAGGCGCTCCTGAGCCGGCTGCGCGTGCCGCAAACCGCATTAACGCTGGCCGCCGCCCGGATCCTCGCCCAGGGCGTTCGCGAGATACCGCGTGCGTTTGCTGCGCTGGAGCGAGCGCTCGCGCAGACGCCGGCCGGCGACCCGCGCGTGCCGGGACTACGCGGCCTGCTCTCGTTTACCGGCCGCATCGATCCGTCGAATACGCGTACGCTGGCGGAACAACTGGCATCGTACGTGAGCAACGTTCTCGATGGGCGCGAATCAAAATTTGCGGCCATCGTTCGAGCGTTCACCGCGCTCGAACAGCCGGAGCAAGAGCCGGCGCTCGGCACGGCGGCCCCCGCTGCGTTTGAAGAACGCACGGTGCCCGCGCAGCCTAACGCGCCCGCGCTGGTGCTGCCGCCGGCCACGCAAGCGCAAGTCGCCGAGCGCAGCGCCGCGTTGGCACTCGATGTCAAAACGGCGATCATGTCGCTGCTGCAAGCGCCCCCGAACGGCGGCGCGCCGAATCTTCCCGCAGCTCTCGGTAGCGCGCTCAACGCAATCACCGCTGCGCAATTGAACGTTTTGAACGCGCGCCAGAGCGATCCGAACGCGATGCTGATTTCGGTCCCGGTGTTCTATCGCGACGGCGGCGCTCCGACGCAGTTGCGCATCGCGCGCGATGCTCGTAAAGGTGCCTCGCTCGACGGGGATAGCTTTCACGTCGCTTTCGTGCTGGATACCAAAACGCTCGGAACCGTCGCGATCGATTTGCAGGCGGTTGGGCGCGAGGTCAGCGTGAGCGTCAAAACCGAGCGCTCGGGCGCCGCGGCTCGCTTTCGTTCCACGCTTGCCGATCTGCGATCGCGCTTAGAGCACCTGCGTTATCGGGTCTCCGCGATCGGCGCCGACGTCGCTCCCGTTCGTGCCGCGGCCGAGGCTGCCGCACCGGCGTCCGTCGAGCCGGACGAGCCGCCGGCCGCTCAGTTGGATTTGCACGCATGA
- a CDS encoding sodium-translocating pyrophosphatase, translated as MTAQSAIWAGLIGGALAVIYGILLAFWVLRQPDGNERMREIAAAIQEGAMAFLQRQYLTIGIVAIVLAILIFFAPKLGAESAIGFLIGAILSGAAGFAGMIVSVRANVRTAEAARGGLKPALNVAFRGGTVTGMLVVGLGLFAVTSYYAILLRVNQGDVTQSLSAMVGLAFGCSLISVFARLGGGIYTKAADVGADLVGKVEAGIPEDDPRNPAVIADNVGDNVGDCAGMAADLFETYCVTTVAAMLLGNLVFGDTLPGATTFPLLLGAFSIVASIVGSWLVGVGKVEKGHIMASLYRGMAVAGILALVGFYFITQNVFAGATGVSANSIFICAVVGVLITGLITFITEYYTGTQYGPVQRIAKASVTGHATNMIAGLAVSMQGTALPAIVIVIGILVSFSMAGTYGVGIAVMSMLSLAGIVVAIDSFGPITDNAGGIAEMADMPEDVRNVTDPLDAVGNTTKAVTKGYAIGSAALAAVVLFAAFLQELIKAKCVGGGADCAASVTNLFAIGNPFVLAGLFIGGLLPYLFASISMEAVGRAAGSVVEEVRRQFREIPGIMEGTTKPNYATTVDIVTRSALKEMIVPALIPVGVPVVVVLLTVLNVLRGDTGAQMMGGILVGSIVTGLFVAISMTTGGGAWDNAKKYIEDGHYGGKGSIAHQAAVTGDTVGDPYKDTAGPAINPMIKVLNIVALLLVSFLVH; from the coding sequence GTGACGGCACAATCAGCGATTTGGGCCGGTTTGATCGGCGGCGCACTCGCCGTGATCTACGGCATTCTACTTGCCTTCTGGGTCCTGCGCCAGCCGGACGGCAACGAGCGCATGAGAGAGATTGCCGCGGCCATCCAGGAAGGCGCTATGGCCTTTCTCCAGCGGCAGTACCTCACCATCGGGATCGTGGCCATCGTGCTCGCGATCCTGATTTTCTTTGCGCCGAAGCTCGGCGCCGAATCCGCGATCGGCTTTTTGATCGGGGCGATCCTCTCGGGCGCGGCTGGGTTCGCCGGCATGATCGTTTCGGTGCGCGCGAACGTGCGTACCGCCGAGGCGGCGCGCGGCGGCCTCAAGCCCGCGCTCAACGTCGCATTTCGCGGCGGTACCGTAACGGGAATGCTCGTGGTGGGCCTTGGCCTGTTCGCGGTCACCTCGTACTATGCGATCCTACTCCGCGTCAACCAAGGTGACGTCACGCAGTCGCTCTCCGCGATGGTCGGGCTAGCCTTTGGTTGCTCGCTGATCTCCGTCTTCGCCCGTCTGGGCGGCGGCATTTACACCAAGGCCGCCGACGTCGGCGCCGACCTGGTCGGTAAGGTCGAGGCGGGGATCCCCGAGGACGATCCGCGCAATCCGGCCGTGATCGCCGACAACGTCGGCGACAACGTCGGCGATTGTGCCGGTATGGCCGCCGACCTCTTCGAGACCTATTGCGTCACGACGGTCGCGGCGATGCTGCTCGGGAACCTCGTCTTCGGCGATACGCTCCCGGGAGCGACCACCTTTCCGCTCCTGCTCGGCGCGTTCTCGATCGTCGCTTCGATCGTCGGATCGTGGCTCGTGGGCGTCGGCAAAGTGGAAAAGGGCCATATCATGGCCTCGCTCTACCGCGGTATGGCCGTTGCGGGAATCCTCGCGCTCGTCGGCTTCTACTTCATCACGCAGAACGTGTTCGCGGGCGCGACCGGCGTCAGCGCAAACAGCATCTTCATCTGCGCGGTGGTCGGCGTGCTGATTACCGGCCTGATCACGTTCATCACGGAATACTACACCGGTACGCAGTACGGCCCGGTTCAACGCATCGCTAAGGCTTCGGTCACCGGGCATGCGACCAACATGATCGCGGGTTTAGCAGTATCGATGCAAGGCACGGCGCTGCCCGCCATCGTCATCGTTATCGGTATCCTCGTGAGCTTCTCCATGGCGGGAACGTACGGCGTCGGCATCGCGGTCATGTCGATGCTCTCGCTCGCCGGCATCGTGGTCGCGATCGACTCGTTCGGGCCGATCACCGACAACGCGGGCGGCATCGCCGAGATGGCCGATATGCCCGAAGACGTGCGCAACGTCACCGACCCGCTCGATGCGGTCGGCAACACCACCAAGGCCGTCACCAAGGGCTATGCAATCGGCTCGGCAGCCCTCGCGGCCGTCGTGCTCTTCGCCGCGTTCCTACAAGAACTCATCAAGGCGAAATGCGTGGGCGGCGGTGCGGATTGCGCGGCGTCGGTCACCAATCTCTTTGCGATCGGCAACCCCTTCGTCTTGGCCGGCCTCTTCATCGGCGGGCTGCTCCCGTATCTCTTCGCATCGATCTCGATGGAAGCCGTCGGGCGCGCCGCCGGATCGGTCGTTGAAGAAGTGCGCCGGCAGTTCCGCGAGATTCCGGGGATCATGGAAGGCACGACCAAGCCGAACTACGCGACCACGGTCGACATCGTGACGCGCTCGGCGCTCAAGGAGATGATCGTCCCGGCGCTGATTCCGGTCGGCGTTCCGGTGGTGGTCGTCTTGCTCACCGTCCTCAACGTTCTGCGCGGCGATACCGGCGCGCAGATGATGGGCGGCATCCTTGTCGGCTCGATCGTCACCGGACTCTTCGTAGCGATCTCCATGACCACCGGCGGCGGTGCGTGGGATAACGCGAAGAAGTACATCGAGGACGGGCATTACGGTGGAAAGGGCTCCATCGCGCATCAAGCCGCGGTTACCGGAGACACCGTCGGCGACCCGTATAAGGACACGGCGGGCCCTGCGATCAACCCCATGATCAAGGTGCTCAATATCGTCGCGCTGCTGCTGGTGAGCTTCTTGGTTCACTAG
- a CDS encoding branched-chain amino acid ABC transporter permease, translated as MAHIAPEIFNGLILGAFYAVVAIGLSLIMNLTGTINMAHGSFMTLAGYLAFALVGAGTNYWYALAIAPLMAVVIGILMERTMIRPLYRRDPVYSLLLTFGISLIAEEAFRLIWGPNGVPFSPPKILSGGISLGFTVFPVYRLFIAGALVVIIVALVIFLQHTRYGLRLRAAVQDHEMISALGTNTQLLYMINFGLGILIAGIAGVLAAGMLGLNPQSGNSLLMPAFVTVIVGGMGSLYGAIVGGLLIGLAISLTTLYIPAASEIAMYVIMAVVLLVRPRGLFGEEGIFG; from the coding sequence ATGGCGCACATCGCTCCGGAAATATTCAACGGTCTCATCCTCGGCGCGTTCTACGCGGTCGTCGCGATCGGCCTCTCCCTCATCATGAACCTCACCGGCACCATCAACATGGCGCACGGATCGTTTATGACGTTGGCAGGCTATCTGGCGTTCGCTCTGGTTGGTGCGGGCACCAACTACTGGTACGCGCTGGCGATTGCGCCACTGATGGCCGTCGTTATCGGCATACTGATGGAGCGGACGATGATTCGTCCGCTCTATCGCCGCGATCCCGTATACAGCTTGCTCCTCACCTTCGGCATTTCACTCATCGCCGAAGAGGCGTTTCGACTGATTTGGGGGCCCAACGGCGTACCGTTTTCGCCGCCGAAGATACTGAGCGGGGGTATCTCGCTGGGCTTCACGGTTTTCCCAGTCTACCGGCTCTTCATCGCCGGCGCCCTCGTGGTCATCATCGTTGCGCTGGTAATCTTCTTACAGCACACGCGGTACGGACTGCGCTTGCGGGCGGCAGTGCAGGATCACGAAATGATCTCCGCGCTAGGAACGAACACGCAACTTCTCTACATGATCAACTTTGGGCTCGGCATCCTGATCGCGGGAATCGCCGGCGTGCTGGCGGCGGGAATGCTCGGGCTCAATCCGCAGAGCGGTAATTCGCTGCTGATGCCGGCCTTCGTTACCGTGATCGTCGGCGGAATGGGAAGCCTGTACGGCGCCATTGTCGGCGGCCTGCTCATCGGACTCGCGATCAGCCTGACGACGCTGTACATACCGGCCGCGAGCGAAATCGCCATGTACGTCATCATGGCGGTGGTGTTGCTCGTCCGTCCGCGCGGTCTCTTCGGAGAGGAAGGGATCTTCGGGTGA
- a CDS encoding NAD(P)/FAD-dependent oxidoreductase has protein sequence MKVETTELLVVGCGPAGATAAREAARAGIATTVLEKDAVVGAKRVCAAGLRPGFCRTFDLPRQLVHCDTPRLALFDANGGEHEVFFGPGHTTTREELDGTMAALALGEGAQVRTQSLFRGLERSGDRTIVEYADYRSGERRRIVARSVFLAQGATAPYERARGASDGGVPAFTYDAWNDGLMTTLQYRVYLDRPAASIAYRTLELHYYAAADGRTIVAWMFPKRDHLAIGLGLVGKLGGAELRAELERFTERVRGRLYPDAQVLRVKQEGHLLYGGLPRPRVSDGAVMVGGTAAGLVDATNGEGIFEAAMSGRLAAEAIITYRNQGGRAAAHYARALRERFARRLTHRVELMRFLEARPARFRVLFEQLAGSPKFSDALAREDGERSFMDRVHLYAHAARFALRAARA, from the coding sequence GTGAAGGTGGAAACGACCGAGCTCCTCGTTGTCGGCTGCGGGCCGGCAGGCGCTACCGCTGCGCGAGAAGCCGCGCGAGCGGGTATCGCAACCACGGTGCTCGAGAAAGACGCGGTCGTCGGGGCGAAGCGCGTATGCGCGGCCGGCCTGCGCCCGGGCTTCTGCCGAACCTTCGATCTGCCGCGTCAACTGGTGCATTGCGATACCCCGCGGCTCGCGCTGTTCGATGCGAACGGGGGCGAGCACGAAGTCTTCTTCGGTCCCGGCCACACGACCACGCGCGAAGAACTCGACGGGACGATGGCGGCGCTTGCCCTGGGCGAAGGGGCGCAGGTTCGCACGCAATCGCTGTTTCGCGGATTGGAACGTTCGGGCGATCGAACCATCGTGGAGTATGCCGATTATCGCTCCGGCGAGCGGCGCCGCATCGTCGCGCGTTCGGTCTTTCTCGCGCAAGGCGCGACGGCTCCGTACGAGAGAGCTCGGGGCGCATCCGACGGGGGCGTTCCGGCGTTCACCTACGATGCTTGGAACGACGGCTTGATGACCACGCTGCAATATCGCGTGTATTTGGATCGTCCGGCGGCGTCCATCGCCTACCGTACGCTCGAACTTCATTACTATGCCGCGGCGGACGGACGCACCATCGTCGCGTGGATGTTTCCCAAGCGCGATCACTTGGCGATTGGCCTCGGGCTGGTGGGGAAATTGGGCGGGGCGGAACTTCGCGCCGAATTGGAGCGCTTTACCGAGCGCGTGCGCGGGCGACTCTATCCCGATGCGCAAGTCCTTCGCGTCAAACAGGAGGGGCATCTCCTCTACGGCGGCTTGCCGAGGCCTCGCGTGAGCGACGGAGCGGTGATGGTCGGCGGTACGGCGGCGGGACTGGTCGATGCCACCAACGGCGAGGGCATCTTCGAAGCGGCCATGAGCGGACGGCTGGCCGCGGAAGCGATCATCACGTACCGTAACCAAGGAGGCCGCGCCGCGGCTCACTATGCTCGGGCCTTGCGAGAGCGCTTTGCGCGCCGCCTCACCCACCGCGTCGAACTGATGCGATTTCTCGAAGCGCGCCCGGCGCGCTTTCGCGTGTTGTTCGAACAACTTGCCGGCTCGCCAAAATTCTCCGACGCGCTTGCGCGCGAAGACGGGGAGCGAAGCTTCATGGATCGCGTGCATCTCTACGCGCACGCGGCGCGCTTTGCCCTGCGCGCGGCTCGTGCGTAA